From Chelonia mydas isolate rCheMyd1 chromosome 22, rCheMyd1.pri.v2, whole genome shotgun sequence, the proteins below share one genomic window:
- the LOC102930637 gene encoding stabilizer of axonemal microtubules 2 isoform X2, with protein MAFSTTQRAEFIPWELGQRTKPHVREAYQCPEEPFQSQSLYRLHFPPREPVVATLRRPPTHRQPDGSGFPHTTTTKESYKGWRVERPACYGEPPALAGALLSPDQTAEMESTTQREFTEKRVPRPELVKGLQAQLTIEGDHDMTTTHQSTYQSVPLGKRVAQSSDKGVVPARKRTQVEYMTKYQSDFPACSLLPARIWPAQPPLDNLAINQGFSTDFQTVQRESYHGWDTRRYPRASLIKLKEELADLGREWDGKFSGDTVTKLSYPPLPLDRPLETIQWPPMVLRSLPAKFDDSTVHKFFFRDWGVQPRIRQGDPHDGVYIRPLAKFESQTTTHSTFLPQRVEKVKNCKPEQKPIRAQGKQDFSTVHRESYRPIPPPVCRLQMYLIQLQQQGREAMNSLVPVKA; from the exons atGGCCTTCAGCACCACGCAGCGGGCAGAGTTCATCCCTTGGGAGCTGGGCCAGAGGACCAAGCCGCACGTCCGG GAGGCGTATCAGTGCCCAGAGGAGCCCTTCCAAAGCCAGAGTCTGTACCGCCTCCACTTCCCGCCCAGGGAGCCGGTCGTGGCCACCCTCCGGCGGCCCCCGACTCACAGGCAGCCCGACGGCTCCGGCTTCCCCCACACCACGACCACCAAGGAGAGCTACAAGGGATGGCGAGTGGAACGCCCAGCCTGCTATGGAGAGCCGCCAGCCCTGGCAG GCGctctcctgtcccctgaccagaCAGCCGAGATGGAAAGCACCACGCAGCGAGAGTTCACGGAGAAACGCGTCCCCAGACCAGAGCTGGTCAAAGGCCTCCAGGCTCAGCTCACCATCGAAG GTGATCATGACATGACGACAACCCACCAGAGCACCTACCAGTCTGTGCCCTTAGGGAAGCGGGTAGCCCAGTCAAGCGATAAGGGAGTAGTGCCAGCAAGGAAACGAACACAGGTGGAATACATGACCAAGTACCAGAGTGATTTCCCAGCATGCAGCTTGTTACCTGCACGGATTTGGCCTGCTCAGCCTCCTCTGGACAACCTGGCAATCAACCAGGGCTTCAG CACAGATTTTCAGACAGTGCAGAGGGAAAGCTACCATGGCTGGGACACCCGCAGATACCCTCGTGCCAGCCTCATCAAGCTGAAAGAGGAGCTGGCAGACTTGGGGAGAGAGTGGGATGGAAAATTCAGTGGAGACACGGTGACCAAG CTCTCATACCCTCCTCTGCCCTTGGACAGGCCTCTGGAGACCATCCAGTGGCCCCCCATGGTGCTGAGATCCCTCCCTGCAAAGTTTGACGATTCCACAGTCCACAAGTTCTTCTTCAGAGACTGGGGAGTCCAGCCCCGAATCCGGCAAGGCGACCCCCACGATGGAGTCTACATCCGACCTCTG GCCAAGTTTGAAAGCCAAACTACCACACACAGCacgttcctgccccagagagtggAGAAGGTGAAGAACTGCAAACCAGAGCAGAAACCAATCCGAGCACAGGGAAAGCAGGATTTCTCCACCGTCCACAGGGAGTCTTACAG GCCAATCCCGCCCCCAGTCTGTCGTTTGCAAATGTACTTGATCCAGCTacagcagcagggaagagaagCAATGAATTCTCTTGTGCCCGTTAAAGCCTGA
- the LOC102930637 gene encoding stabilizer of axonemal microtubules 1 isoform X1 codes for MESLQFACLCELCDCGRHKCHKNCKKRSRPAPQDCRRPQLSHYKATYTQPPNVHPRSSKRPLRTPLHPNPPAMAFSTTQRAEFIPWELGQRTKPHVREAYQCPEEPFQSQSLYRLHFPPREPVVATLRRPPTHRQPDGSGFPHTTTTKESYKGWRVERPACYGEPPALAGALLSPDQTAEMESTTQREFTEKRVPRPELVKGLQAQLTIEGDHDMTTTHQSTYQSVPLGKRVAQSSDKGVVPARKRTQVEYMTKYQSDFPACSLLPARIWPAQPPLDNLAINQGFSTDFQTVQRESYHGWDTRRYPRASLIKLKEELADLGREWDGKFSGDTVTKLSYPPLPLDRPLETIQWPPMVLRSLPAKFDDSTVHKFFFRDWGVQPRIRQGDPHDGVYIRPLAKFESQTTTHSTFLPQRVEKVKNCKPEQKPIRAQGKQDFSTVHRESYRPIPPPVCRLQMYLIQLQQQGREAMNSLVPVKA; via the exons ATGGAGTCCCTGCAGTTCGCTTGTCTCTGTGAACTCTGCGACTGTGG TCGACACAAGTGCCACAAGAACTGCAAGAAGCGGAGCCGGCCAGCGCCTCAGGACTGCAGGCGGCCCCAGCTGTCCCATTACAAGGCAACTTACACCCAGCCACCAA aCGTGCATCCTCGAAGTAGCAAGAGGCCACTCCGCACCCctctacaccccaaccccccagccatGGCCTTCAGCACCACGCAGCGGGCAGAGTTCATCCCTTGGGAGCTGGGCCAGAGGACCAAGCCGCACGTCCGG GAGGCGTATCAGTGCCCAGAGGAGCCCTTCCAAAGCCAGAGTCTGTACCGCCTCCACTTCCCGCCCAGGGAGCCGGTCGTGGCCACCCTCCGGCGGCCCCCGACTCACAGGCAGCCCGACGGCTCCGGCTTCCCCCACACCACGACCACCAAGGAGAGCTACAAGGGATGGCGAGTGGAACGCCCAGCCTGCTATGGAGAGCCGCCAGCCCTGGCAG GCGctctcctgtcccctgaccagaCAGCCGAGATGGAAAGCACCACGCAGCGAGAGTTCACGGAGAAACGCGTCCCCAGACCAGAGCTGGTCAAAGGCCTCCAGGCTCAGCTCACCATCGAAG GTGATCATGACATGACGACAACCCACCAGAGCACCTACCAGTCTGTGCCCTTAGGGAAGCGGGTAGCCCAGTCAAGCGATAAGGGAGTAGTGCCAGCAAGGAAACGAACACAGGTGGAATACATGACCAAGTACCAGAGTGATTTCCCAGCATGCAGCTTGTTACCTGCACGGATTTGGCCTGCTCAGCCTCCTCTGGACAACCTGGCAATCAACCAGGGCTTCAG CACAGATTTTCAGACAGTGCAGAGGGAAAGCTACCATGGCTGGGACACCCGCAGATACCCTCGTGCCAGCCTCATCAAGCTGAAAGAGGAGCTGGCAGACTTGGGGAGAGAGTGGGATGGAAAATTCAGTGGAGACACGGTGACCAAG CTCTCATACCCTCCTCTGCCCTTGGACAGGCCTCTGGAGACCATCCAGTGGCCCCCCATGGTGCTGAGATCCCTCCCTGCAAAGTTTGACGATTCCACAGTCCACAAGTTCTTCTTCAGAGACTGGGGAGTCCAGCCCCGAATCCGGCAAGGCGACCCCCACGATGGAGTCTACATCCGACCTCTG GCCAAGTTTGAAAGCCAAACTACCACACACAGCacgttcctgccccagagagtggAGAAGGTGAAGAACTGCAAACCAGAGCAGAAACCAATCCGAGCACAGGGAAAGCAGGATTTCTCCACCGTCCACAGGGAGTCTTACAG GCCAATCCCGCCCCCAGTCTGTCGTTTGCAAATGTACTTGATCCAGCTacagcagcagggaagagaagCAATGAATTCTCTTGTGCCCGTTAAAGCCTGA